Below is a genomic region from Cryptomeria japonica unplaced genomic scaffold, Sugi_1.0 HiC_scaffold_125, whole genome shotgun sequence.
ATTGGATTTCCTTCAAGTGGGATTAAGACTACACCTGTTCTAGAATACATCAGACATCTTGATCCATCGAAATACATTTCCCACATAGGTTCATAGTCAACTGTAAAAAAAAACGCATCTGAGAAAAAATCCAAGGAAGCAAATAATTTAGGTAAGGGATATTTCACTAACTAATCAACAATAACTTGATCGTTGAATGatttttatgttatgaacttaaagtcaaacttAGAGAGCAATATTACCCATTTTGCTAGCCTTCTAGAAAGATCGGCCCTAGAAAAGATATGCTTAAGGAGATCATTCTTAACAATTACTCAAGTCTTTGCATGAAGAAGATACTTCCTTAACTCCTACATTGTGAAGACGAGAGTGAGGCACTCTTTTTCTATCGCAAAGTATTAGATTTCATAGTCAACTAGAATACATGGCTAATATAATATAACACTCTTTgtctaccatcatcatcatcctaaaCCAATAAGGCTTTCAAATCATTTAAAGGTGATGCTGAAATATAAAGGAAAAATTTTCTATCTTGCATAACCCAAATCAAAATAGGATTATTAGCCAAATAGCTTTTGGTAGAATTGAAAGCCTCTTGATGTGCTCATCATCCCATTTAAAATTCACATCTTTCTTCAACAAACATACGAATGGAAGGGTTTGATCGATCAATTGACATACAAATCTATGAATTTACTGAATATTCCCAAGTAAACTATGAAGTTGTGCTATTTTCTAGGTAGAGTCATATTAACAACTGCATCAATCATATTCCTATCAACTTAAATTCCATGCTAAGAGAATAAACCATAGAATTTTTCCAACATCCATGCCAAAGACAAACTCAAGAGGATTTAGTCTCATCTTATAGATTCGAAGCCTTTTAAAGATAGATGAAGATTCGTAATGTGATCTTGATGAATTACAGACTTagccaagatgtcattgacatactCTTCTAGTATCTTATGAATGAAGTCATAAAAGATGATAGTCATCACATGGTTATAGTTTTCTCCAACGTTCTTCAACCCAAATGGCAAAGAAAGTAGTTGAAggagttgtaaaggttgtcttatatTGATTTTTTAGGTTAATAATAATTCAATTGTAACCCAAGACTTCATCCATGATGTAAAGTAAGGCATGGCCTATAGTCGAATCAACAATCATATCAATAttaggaagtggaaaatcatccttaagtGAAGCCTTCTTAAGATTGTAGAAATTAATGCAAGCTATCAAATGTGATGATTAGGTTTACTAATAGTGACAATATTAAGATTTTAGAAACTTTTCTATCTCATCCTTGATTAACAAGGCAACCATACGATTCATCTTTTGGAACTTATGCTTAACATGCTTGGCATCAGGACATAGGATGATGTTATGAACCACCATGAACTCGTTAAAACCAAGCATATcctcatatgaccaagaaaaaataTTAGAATTCAGATGCAAGAGATCATAATTTGATTTAGAATCTTCTAGAGAAAGGAATTTTCCATTCTTAATAACTTTCTCAAAATATTTAGCATACTTGATAACATCAGTAGTATCCCCTTTAAGAAGAGTACTATGGTCTTTAGGATGTGGTGAAAATAGACTTTCATCATCACAATTTAAAGAATCCCACGTATTAGAATTCATAACACATTCTCTAAAGTATGCTTGACTATTCAAACAATAAAGGAGTTGATTCTTATGATGATAAGAAGGAAGATCATAATACACACCCAAGAATTATTCTAAAGCCTCCTCTAAAGAGAAAATATCTAAAGAAACTTCATTGGAGTTCATACTACTTTCAATATACTCAAGATGAATAAGCTTAAGAGAGAGAGATTTAGCAGAAATTGCATTAACATTCAACCTTGATTTAGCCTTAGAGGATGTTGTGTAGTATCCATTTCCAATATTAGAGTGATGAGGTTCAGCCTCTAGAGGGATTTGAATGCCTTCCTCATCATGTCCACAACCCATAGCTCCATAGCCATATTTAGAGACAAGATCATACCACAACCCATAAATAAAGTGTAACTCATGAGAGGTCAAGGGATTTGTATAGAAGAGATGATCAACATGGTAATTATCTCCTAGCTTCATAGATTCATAATCATCCTTTTTAGTCGAGGCGAATGAGATATTAGGAATGTTTAGATGGACGGAATCTACCTTGTATTTACCAAGATAAGACAATAAAATCCAAAGCTCCCAAGTCATCATCTAAACATACATTCACTTTAGAAGGAGATTATTTAGCAGGAGTATCTACTTGGAAATTTCAGCTTTTGGAGGAGCTACCATACGAGGGTCCTCTTTGGGAGGATCATGTGTCTTAGGAGACGACTCTTCATGAAAAACTCATTTTGGGCTTTCCTTTTAGGGGATACCATAGAATTAGATGTCGGCATGTCTGAAGACAATGGCGGAATGTAGTTTTGAAAGGTAGGTGTAATGAAGCTTGACCAACTGCTACCATTTGACATAAATGCATAGCATTAGGGTGGGTCTTGATCATAACTATATGATTCTTAGTAACACACTTAATAGAATCATGAAGAGTAGATGAAACTTCCCATAAAGAATgtagccaaggtctacccaaaataaaGTTATACAGTAAAAGTCCTGACATGCCATACACCAAGTTTGGAATAATAATTGATCCAATATTTAAAGGCGAAATAACAATGCCCAAAAAATTTTTACTAGTGTTATCAAAACCACGAATGAATATATAAGATGCAGCAACAGAGTTTGAATCCACTTTGATTTTAGGCAGTAAGTCTAGACTGCAAACGTTGAGTGATGAACCTAAATCAACCATATTTTGCTTAATGCCAACACCATTAACATAAATAATTATCATTGGGTCTTGCAAGTTCCTCACTTCTAGAGGCATGTGGATAGACTGTAATATTTGGTGAATCCACACAAATACAATACATCAACACATTCACATCTACAAGCCTAGAACAAGAAGGCGAcaagatattttgaagagattcctAAAGCATACCCTGATAAATCAGAGCAATTTGAAGcaaatcccatagtgagatcttagcAAGAGTAAAAAAAAGTTGCTCAATAAGGTCATAGTCACTAGGTTGTTGAACTAAAGTTTTAGAAGCTTGAGGAAGATATGGTTGCAAAGGTTGTAAAGAAGTGCTAGATTGATCAacattttgcttttttttttctccTTTCTTGATTCTTATTTTTCTTATTCTAATTATTCGCAGCCAACAATCGATAAACCTTAATTTAATTTATTCGCTcataaagaaatttaaaaaataaaaattgacaaagtcttttaaaatttcatttaaaaatGTTTTCATTAAGAAATATTACAGTCCATGCATAGActagtaacatgtgtttttccaaaAAACTAATAAGAGTAATTGAGTATCCTAATTCTATAATAAAATTTTCTAAATAAGTGGAAACCATCTAAAAGATGGGCTCAAAGTGAATGTCTTTCTTTCAATGTGAAGAATGATTTGTATTCAGCCATTCACATTAGTAAGACTGCATCCTTCAAATAAGATATATTATCCTTTTACATTACTCAAAGTTGGATTCAATCTAGGAGGACCCAATCTTATTGCATTAATGTAATTTGCTGGACTATGTGCTGAAATCCCTGGAATCAAAATTCCAAATATTCTGGAGATAATAGAAAGTTTGGTCTCCTTGAAGCTCTCTCCCTTAATGTAATGTAATACTAAGGATTGTAACAATTCCCATATGGCAGTTATTCTTATGGGTATGAAGTACACCAACGTGAGATCTCTATTGGGGGCTTCCACAAGATTCTGCAATAACaattttaacaaaataatatattaaatccATAGAGACAATCTTACTAAAATTTAGTGGATATCACTAatcttaaaaaataataatgagtATTACAAAATTAAAAAGTAATTTGAATACCTTTTGACAATAACAGCAGTTGTAGTAAAGACATACTCCAAAGTGCTTATACATGAATAGGCCATCATCAAAAGGTAATCTTGGAATAAGGTCATTGGAATATACAACTCTAAAATATTTGGGTTTGGATTGTTTTAGTTTACTATTCATGAAATCTCCAAATTCTTTATCACCAACTCTAGGTTGTCCAAATGTATAAATAGCCAATAGTTTTTCTAACAACTTATCCTCCTTGTTCACAAATAGCATTGCTAAAAATAATACAGCTAAAGCTCCTCCTAAACTATGACCTGTCACAatgaattttgcatttttgtggaTTTGTAAAAGGTTCTTTAACTGTTGGCATAGAACAAAATAGGCTAGAGGTTTGTTGATGTCTTGTGTTTCGAGATGATGTGAGGATTTCTTATCAATTGAACGGTTTGCTAGACCCAAAGCCTCTAGAAATCCTAAATGGACTTTTCCTATTTGGGGAAAGTCATACCATGAGAAATCTAAATCTGTTATGTAATCATCTGCCTCAAATAATTGTGTTCCTCTAAAGGCTACCACTATTAATTTGGCATCAATTTCCTTGTCACATACTACAAATGCTTGTGTAGATTTCTTCTGCAAGTGATCTGTAAGATACCCATATCAACATATTAGTATTCATGAATATGCAACTAATATAAAGATATTACCTACTTTTAGAAATATGCATACAAAGAATTGTGTAATTAATAGTGATATTATAATAAAGACAAGAAAGGTTGGCACTAATTCTCTTCCATATTAATTTCAAAAAATAACAATGAATAGATTGTCAGCACACACTAAGCCAAAAGAATCTTCAAAACACGTTTGAGAAAAGAgtacaaaatattaaattataattattaagtCAAATTCTAAACATGAATGGAACTAGTAATTTTTCAATGTTAGAATATTGTCctccactttttcatttttattaattaaatacccTTAATAAAAGTAGGTAGATCAAATAATGTGTATGTGAACAAGTtttatttttgataagatttagTTTTAAAAGGATGGTTGATTTTGTCTTTATTTAAACATCATTTCATTGAATgttcaattaatcaattaatcaattttctttcatttatatcaaaaattaattaattattttattgatttaaaatttatttttaaatgataaaaatattattggatgaaattttataatttatttgataTGCTAAATTATCTTAAATTTATATAATATTGATTTATA
It encodes:
- the LOC131077591 gene encoding triacylglycerol lipase OBL1-like — translated: METSSDLIAYPERLSLLKLILSVIRPQLDQYWKIKLSLILMKIVEYVAGPLKALGILVEFLLNLFSQNGGLLRTLFSLLNGSMIIPKRGSEEFLSVIGHLERRRDLYKSISEDDLSVMDGGDRVFADISAMASTLAYENKLVIRKTVNQHWKMHFVEFFDFWDDHLQKKSTQAFVVCDKEIDAKLIVVAFRGTQLFEADDYITDLDFSWYDFPQIGKVHLGFLEALGLANRSIDKKSSHHLETQDINKPLAYFVLCQQLKNLLQIHKNAKFIVTGHSLGGALAVLFLAMLFVNKEDKLLEKLLAIYTFGQPRVGDKEFGDFMNSKLKQSKPKYFRVVYSNDLIPRLPFDDGLFMYKHFGVCLYYNCCYCQKNLVEAPNRDLTLVYFIPIRITAIWELLQSLVLHYIKGESFKETKLSIISRIFGILIPGISAHSPANYINAIRLGPPRLNPTLSNVKG